The DNA segment GCAATCGATCCAATCATACTAGCAATGAGGTTTAAGGGCGAAAAGCTATCTTTAATAGATGTTTTTGTATCACTTACGCTAAGCTTCAGTTCCTCTTTATCAATTTCAGATTTTAGCTTTAAGTATTTAAGATCACGGTCTATTTCATCAAAAGTAGTGTATCGTTTCATACGCTTTCGTTTTCTACGGTGTCAATAAATTCTTCTGCATCTTCATGCGCTTGTTCTTTTGCGTTTTTTTTGGCATAATCATCATC comes from the Marixanthomonas ophiurae genome and includes:
- a CDS encoding DUF6327 family protein, whose product is MKRYTTFDEIDRDLKYLKLKSEIDKEELKLSVSDTKTSIKDSFSPLNLIASMIGSIAQKALVVKIANSILGVKKVKEVEDKDY